A stretch of Caenorhabditis elegans chromosome IV DNA encodes these proteins:
- the egl-19 gene encoding Voltage-dependent L-type calcium channel subunit alpha (Confirmed by transcript evidence) — protein MHRGAPINQSINLPPVNGSARRLPALPPYANHIHDETDDGPRYRDTGDRAGYDQSSRMVVANRNLPVDPDEEEQWMRSGGPSNRSDRRNPHLREPMLVARGAALALAGMSSEAYEGTYRPVGEGKSVRLPFSSRPVLRPAEDSRPVDRLIGQSLGLGRYADARIVGAARREIEEAYSLGEQEIDLAADSLAPLMQHVGMHDIRDINENSRSALLRPAENSSRQHDSRGGSQEDLLLVTTL, from the exons ATGCATCGTGGAGCTCCaatcaatcaatcaataaatctTCCACCTGTCAATGGATCAGCTCGACGTCTTCCCGCCCTTCCGCCGTACGCAAATCATATTCACGATGAGACGGACGACGGCCCCAGGTATCGGGATACTGGCGATCGAGCTGGTTACGATCAATCAAGCAGAATGGTTGTTGCCAATAGAAA TCTGCCTGTTGATCCCGATGAAGAAGAGCAATGGATGAGAAGTGGTGGACCGTCAAATCGATCTGACAGACGAAACCCACATCTACGAGAACCGATGCTTGTTGCTCGGGGAGCCGCTCTTGCACTCGCTGGAATGTCATCAGAAGCCTACGAAGGTACTTATAGGCCGGTTGGAGAAGGAAAGTCTGTTCGACTTCCATTCTCATCTCGACCTGTTCTCCGACCTGCCGAAGATTCACGACCTGTTGATCGACTGATCGGGCAATCATTAGGACTTGGAAG GTACGCCGACGCTCGGATTGTCGGAGCCGCTCGACGAGAAATTGAGGAAGCATATTCACTTGGTGAACAGGAAATTGACTTGGCAGCAGACTCATTAGCTCCATTAATGCAACATGTTGGAATGCATGATATCAGAGATATCAATGAAAACTCTCGAAGCGCACTTTTACGACCCGCCGAAAATTCATCTCGGCAGCATGATTCACGCGGAGGATCACAAGAAGATCTACTTTTAGTTACAACTCTTTGA